A part of Streptomyces sp. NBC_01497 genomic DNA contains:
- a CDS encoding discoidin domain-containing protein yields MREILRFPRGMDHARRRLAVIAATALGALCVSVLPAGASAQAAPTGASRAVRTAPAAKPEPAASAAVGATTPFSTYEAEAGSVGGGAAVTSLTSAPTTQYSSAALEASGHGYVHLGGTGQSVGWTNATGQPISFLNVRASIPDSASGGGVTGTLDLYVNGVFRQALDLNSRQTWVYEGGDNYNTSDDQNPGDGDPRVFWDESHTFVAGAPIPPGATFSLRKDSSNSASFYDVDAIDVENPPAPQTQPANSISITSCGAVADNNPTNGAADAQAVDSRSAIQNCIDQAQSQGKALWIPQGTFYVKGTAGLNARGITIAGAGMWYSTIYRDVPVPNSTPLAALFSVTSCIVENFHIDASAVSRSTVGGDGGAMDTTGTNWVADGIWTQHTMSGFWASGTGGTVRNSRLTAVWADGINVNNVSLGADTGNNLTVTNNFVRGTGDDAIAINSVDYNTNSDGSKTNYHPMTGITVSHNTSIAPWGGKGVGIYGGSGQQVTDNYISDTARYIGLGAGRFGVNGSDLLSATVSGNTVVRAGGNAYSQGQPALHIGNGGDGQNTGTVDKVTVTGNTVTDSLYDGIGFSTSTGTQLRDNTVTNPGRNGIAIAPPFYPAPTGSATISGNTVTGLHSGASAFVNNSSGFTATLSDNNWPPSAPEGPYGGTSPTVPGTVQAEDYDTGGQGAGYSVTAVNGNANGYRADGVDLEATSDSAGAYDLGWTGDGQWFRYTVNVARAGTYTLGLRVAAPAAVTGALHLSDTSGTDLTGAVDLPATGDWQNWTTVTSRVTLPAGQQVLTLNEDTGGYNINYLGFTAASGSQSPTLSASPAALAFTGQTVHTTSAAQTVTVTNSGTGAAAVSGVSASGDFGQSNTCGSSIPAGSSCSVRVTFTPTGSGTRTGEITLNSNASNTPTRITLTGNGTAATGTDLAAGKATSESSHSDVYPSSNVTDGNQSTYWESGNNQLPQWVQVDLGSARSASRVVLQLPAAWGTRAQTVSVLGSTDGSDFTTVKPSATYTFAPSSNNTVTIAFPATTQRYFRLNITANTGWPAGQVSEFQIWDV; encoded by the coding sequence ATGCGGGAGATCCTCAGATTTCCACGTGGCATGGACCACGCCCGACGACGGCTGGCGGTGATCGCCGCCACCGCGCTCGGCGCGCTGTGCGTGTCCGTCCTGCCGGCGGGCGCCTCGGCGCAGGCGGCACCGACCGGTGCGTCCCGGGCAGTCCGTACGGCGCCCGCTGCGAAGCCCGAGCCGGCCGCGAGCGCCGCGGTCGGTGCGACGACGCCGTTCTCCACCTACGAGGCCGAGGCGGGATCGGTGGGCGGGGGTGCCGCTGTCACGTCGTTGACGTCGGCGCCCACGACGCAGTACTCGAGTGCCGCCCTCGAAGCATCGGGTCACGGCTACGTACACCTGGGTGGCACGGGGCAGTCGGTGGGATGGACGAACGCCACCGGACAACCGATCAGCTTCCTCAACGTACGCGCCAGCATTCCGGATTCGGCGTCGGGAGGCGGTGTCACCGGGACGCTGGACCTGTACGTCAACGGAGTGTTCCGGCAGGCCCTGGACCTGAACTCGCGCCAGACCTGGGTGTACGAGGGCGGCGACAACTACAACACCAGTGACGACCAGAACCCGGGTGACGGCGATCCGAGGGTCTTCTGGGACGAGTCGCACACCTTCGTCGCCGGAGCGCCGATCCCGCCGGGGGCCACGTTCTCGCTGCGGAAGGACTCCTCCAACAGTGCGTCCTTCTACGACGTGGACGCGATCGACGTGGAGAACCCGCCCGCGCCGCAGACGCAGCCCGCGAATTCGATCTCGATCACCAGCTGCGGGGCGGTGGCGGACAACAATCCGACAAACGGAGCCGCGGACGCCCAGGCGGTGGACAGCCGGTCCGCGATCCAGAACTGCATCGACCAGGCCCAGTCGCAGGGCAAGGCCCTCTGGATCCCGCAGGGCACCTTCTATGTCAAGGGGACCGCGGGCCTGAACGCCCGAGGGATCACGATCGCGGGCGCGGGCATGTGGTACAGCACCATATACCGTGACGTGCCGGTACCCAACAGCACTCCGTTGGCGGCACTGTTCAGCGTGACCTCCTGCATCGTGGAGAACTTCCACATCGATGCCAGCGCGGTCAGCCGCAGCACTGTAGGGGGTGATGGTGGTGCCATGGACACCACCGGAACGAACTGGGTGGCCGACGGAATCTGGACCCAGCACACCATGTCCGGCTTCTGGGCCTCGGGCACCGGGGGCACCGTTCGCAACAGCCGCCTCACCGCGGTCTGGGCGGACGGCATCAACGTCAACAACGTATCCCTGGGGGCCGACACCGGGAACAACCTGACCGTCACCAACAACTTCGTCCGAGGGACGGGCGACGACGCCATCGCCATCAACTCGGTGGACTACAACACCAACAGCGACGGCTCCAAGACCAACTACCACCCGATGACCGGCATCACGGTGAGCCACAACACGTCGATCGCGCCGTGGGGCGGCAAGGGCGTCGGAATCTACGGCGGCAGTGGGCAACAGGTCACCGACAACTACATCAGCGACACCGCGCGCTACATCGGGCTGGGAGCCGGCCGGTTCGGGGTCAACGGCAGCGACCTCCTGTCGGCGACGGTGTCGGGCAACACCGTGGTCCGCGCCGGAGGCAACGCCTACAGCCAGGGCCAGCCCGCCCTCCACATCGGCAACGGCGGCGACGGCCAGAACACCGGCACGGTCGACAAGGTCACCGTTACGGGGAACACCGTCACCGACTCGCTTTACGACGGGATCGGCTTCTCCACCTCCACCGGCACCCAGCTGCGGGACAACACCGTCACCAACCCCGGCCGCAACGGCATCGCGATCGCGCCACCGTTCTATCCCGCGCCCACCGGCTCCGCCACGATCAGCGGCAACACCGTCACCGGGCTGCACTCCGGGGCCTCCGCGTTCGTCAACAACTCCAGCGGGTTCACCGCGACGCTGAGCGACAACAACTGGCCCCCGTCCGCTCCCGAGGGCCCCTACGGCGGAACGTCCCCCACGGTGCCGGGGACGGTACAGGCGGAGGACTACGACACCGGCGGCCAAGGTGCGGGCTACAGCGTCACCGCCGTCAACGGCAACGCCAACGGATACCGAGCCGACGGCGTCGACCTGGAAGCGACCTCGGACTCCGCGGGCGCCTACGACCTCGGCTGGACCGGAGACGGGCAGTGGTTCCGCTACACCGTGAACGTCGCCAGGGCCGGCACCTACACACTCGGCCTGCGCGTCGCAGCGCCTGCCGCTGTGACAGGCGCTCTGCACCTGTCCGACACCTCGGGCACCGACCTCACCGGGGCTGTCGACCTCCCGGCCACTGGCGACTGGCAGAACTGGACCACCGTCACCAGCCGCGTCACCCTCCCCGCCGGTCAACAGGTCCTGACTCTCAACGAGGACACCGGCGGCTACAACATCAACTACCTGGGCTTCACCGCGGCGAGCGGCTCGCAGTCGCCTACGCTGTCGGCTTCCCCGGCGGCACTGGCGTTCACCGGCCAGACGGTACACACCACCAGCGCCGCACAGACCGTCACGGTGACCAACTCCGGTACGGGAGCGGCCGCCGTGTCCGGCGTCTCCGCATCCGGTGACTTCGGGCAGTCCAACACCTGCGGTTCGTCCATCCCCGCCGGTTCGTCCTGCTCGGTCCGTGTCACCTTCACCCCGACCGGCTCGGGCACCCGTACCGGCGAGATCACGCTGAACAGCAACGCCTCGAACACCCCGACCCGCATCACCCTCACCGGCAATGGCACCGCCGCCACCGGCACCGATCTTGCGGCCGGCAAGGCCACCAGCGAGTCCAGTCACTCCGACGTCTACCCCTCGTCGAACGTGACCGACGGCAACCAGTCCACATACTGGGAGAGCGGCAACAACCAGCTACCGCAGTGGGTCCAGGTCGACCTCGGCTCCGCCCGCAGCGCGTCCCGTGTCGTCCTCCAGCTCCCCGCTGCGTGGGGCACCCGCGCCCAGACCGTGTCGGTGCTGGGCAGTACTGACGGCTCGGACTTCACCACGGTGAAGCCCTCCGCGACCTACACCTTCGCCCCCTCCAGCAACAACACCGTGACCATCGCCTTCCCCGCCACCACCCAGCGCTACTTCCGTCTGAACATCACAGCCAATACGGGCTGGCCGGCCGGACAGGTCTCGGAGTTCCAGATCTGGGACGTGTGA
- a CDS encoding sulfate adenylyltransferase subunit 1: MTTTAAPPRAASLLRFATAGSVDDGKSTLVGRLLYDSKSVLSDQLEAVEHVSRDRGQDAPDLALLTDGLRAEREQGITIDVAYRYFATARRRFILADTPGHVQYTRNMVTGASTADLAVILVDARHGVVEQTRRHAAIAALLRVPRVVLAVNKMDLVGYAESVFATIAQEFTAYTDSLGVAEATAIPISALAGDNVVEPSARMDWYSGRTVLEHLETVEAGDDPARAPGRLPVQYVIRPHTAERPDYRGYAGRVASGVLHVGDEVSVLPTGPTSTISSIDVLGRAVDTAWAPQSVTVCLDDELDVSRGDVIAPVASAPPTTRRFEATACHLHGRPLTVGARVLLKHGTRTVRATVEAIPYRADLTRGLTRQDDPGELVANDIGTVVLRTSEPLPMDRYADSRLTGSFILIDPSDGDILTAGMST; encoded by the coding sequence GCCGTCTCCTGTACGACTCGAAGTCGGTCCTGTCCGACCAGTTGGAGGCCGTCGAGCACGTCTCCCGCGACCGGGGGCAGGACGCGCCCGACCTCGCGCTGCTCACCGACGGCCTGCGGGCCGAACGCGAGCAGGGCATCACCATCGACGTCGCCTACCGCTACTTCGCCACCGCCCGGCGCCGGTTCATCCTCGCCGACACCCCCGGACACGTGCAGTACACCCGGAACATGGTGACCGGCGCCTCCACGGCCGACCTCGCCGTCATCCTCGTCGACGCCCGGCACGGTGTCGTCGAGCAGACCCGCAGGCACGCCGCCATCGCCGCGCTGCTGCGCGTCCCGCGCGTGGTGCTCGCCGTGAACAAGATGGACCTGGTCGGCTACGCGGAGTCCGTCTTCGCCACGATCGCCCAGGAGTTCACGGCGTACACGGACTCCCTCGGAGTCGCGGAGGCCACCGCGATCCCCATCTCGGCGCTCGCAGGGGACAACGTGGTCGAGCCGTCCGCGCGCATGGACTGGTACAGCGGCCGCACCGTGCTGGAGCACCTGGAGACCGTGGAGGCGGGCGACGACCCGGCCCGCGCTCCCGGCCGTCTCCCGGTGCAGTACGTCATCCGGCCGCACACCGCCGAACGGCCCGACTACCGGGGCTACGCGGGCCGGGTCGCATCCGGTGTGCTGCACGTCGGCGACGAGGTCTCCGTGCTCCCCACGGGCCCGACCAGCACCATCAGCTCCATCGACGTGCTGGGCCGCGCGGTGGACACCGCCTGGGCGCCGCAGTCGGTCACCGTCTGCCTCGACGACGAACTGGACGTCTCACGGGGGGACGTGATCGCCCCGGTCGCGTCAGCTCCGCCGACCACGCGCCGCTTCGAGGCGACCGCCTGCCACCTGCACGGGCGTCCGCTCACCGTGGGGGCCCGGGTCCTGCTCAAACACGGCACCAGGACCGTGCGGGCCACCGTCGAGGCCATCCCGTACCGCGCCGACCTCACCAGGGGCCTGACGCGCCAGGACGACCCCGGCGAGCTGGTCGCGAACGACATCGGCACCGTCGTCCTGCGCACCTCGGAGCCGCTCCCGATGGACCGGTACGCCGACTCGCGTCTCACCGGCTCCTTCATCCTCATCGACCCGTCCGACGGCGACATCCTCACCGCGGGCATGAGCACGTGA